AGTGCACGAAAGAACAACAGGAGCTGAGATACTAGCTGCTTTCGGTAAAGATGGATTAGATGCCTTTGTTGCTGGAGTGGGTACTGGTGGAACAATTTCTGGTGTTTCTCATGCACTCAAAACAGCAAATTCAAGCATTCAAGTTTTTGCAGTAGAAGCAGATGAATCTGCTATTCTGTCTGGTGAAAAACCTGGCCCTCACAAAATTCAAGGTATCTCAGCTGGATTTATTCCTGATACACTTGATACAAATGCCTATGATGGTATCGTTCGTGTAACATCAGACGACGCTCTCTCACTCGGCCGTGAAATTGGTGGAAAAGAAGGATTCCTTGTTGGTATTTCTTCAGCTGCAGCTATTTACGGAGCCATTGAAGTTGCCAAGAAATTAGGTACAGGTAAAAAAGTTCTTGCTCTAGCACCAGATAACGGTGAACGTTATCTCTCTACAGCACTCTATGAATTTGAAGTGTAGTCTCCTAAATACACTTAGCCCTTATTATAGGGCTTTTTATTTATACCTTAAAAGTTGGAACATCCCCCCTATAAAGATCGACTGCATAGAAAAAAGGGGCTCTATAATATTTGTAGTGGGTAAATCCCCTATAGATATTATGGAGCTATTTTGTTGTAGAAAAAAAGTCCCATATGACCTATAATGAAAAGCGACAAAACAACTCATTAGAAAGATTCATATGGAACAATTACATTTTATCACAAAACTGCTCGATATCAAAGATCCAAATATCAAGATTCTAGATATCACCAATAGGGATACACACAAGGAAATCATCGCTAAATTGGATTATAAGGCTCCATCTTGTCCTAATTGTGGAAGTCAAATGAAGAAATATGACTTTCAAAAACCGTCTAAGATTCCTTACCTCAAAACGACCGGTATGCCTACTAGAATTCTCCTTAGAAAGCGTCGATTCAAGTGCTATCAGTGCTTGAAAATGATGGTGGCTGAGACTCCTCTCGTCAAGAAGAATCATCAAATCCCTCGTATCATCAACCAAAAAATTGCTCAGAAGCTGATTGAAAAAACTTCTATGACCGATATTGCTCATCAGCTGTCCATTTCAACTTCAACTGTCATTCGCAAGCTCAATGACTTCCGTTTTAAGCATGATTTTTCTCGTCTTCCTGAAATTATGTCATGGGACGAGTACTCCTTTACAAAGGGAAAGATGAGTTTCATTGCTCAAGATTTTGATAATCTCAATATCATCACTGTTCTTGAAGGCAGAACACAGGCTATCATTCGAAATCACTTTCTTAAATATGATAGAGTCGTTCGATGTCGAGTGAAAATCATTACGATGGATATGTTTAGTCCTTACTATGACTTGGCTAAACAGCTTTTTCCAAACGCTAAAATCGTGTTGGATCGTTTCCATATTATCCAACATCTCAGCCGTGCTATGAGTCGTGTGCGTGTCCAAATCATGAATCAGTTTGAGCGAAAATCC
This window of the Streptococcus sp. 116-D4 genome carries:
- a CDS encoding ISL3 family transposase encodes the protein MEQLHFITKLLDIKDPNIKILDITNRDTHKEIIAKLDYKAPSCPNCGSQMKKYDFQKPSKIPYLKTTGMPTRILLRKRRFKCYQCLKMMVAETPLVKKNHQIPRIINQKIAQKLIEKTSMTDIAHQLSISTSTVIRKLNDFRFKHDFSRLPEIMSWDEYSFTKGKMSFIAQDFDNLNIITVLEGRTQAIIRNHFLKYDRVVRCRVKIITMDMFSPYYDLAKQLFPNAKIVLDRFHIIQHLSRAMSRVRVQIMNQFERKSHEYKAIKRYWKLIQQDSRKLSDKRFYRPTFRIHLTNKEILDKLLSYSEDLKHHYQIYQLLLFHFQNKDPEKFFGLIEDNLKQVHPIFQTVFKTFLKNKEKIINALQLPYSNAKLEATNNLIKLIKRNAFGFRNFENFKKRIFIALNIKKERTNFVLSRS
- the cysK gene encoding cysteine synthase A — encoded protein: MSIYNNITELIGQTPIVKLNNIVPEGAADVYVKLEAFNPGSSVKDRIALSMIEKAEQDGILKPGSTIVEATSGNTGIGLSWVGAAKGYKVVIVMPETMSVERRKIIQAYGAELVLTPGSEGMKGAIAKAQEIAAERDGFLPLQFDNPANPEVHERTTGAEILAAFGKDGLDAFVAGVGTGGTISGVSHALKTANSSIQVFAVEADESAILSGEKPGPHKIQGISAGFIPDTLDTNAYDGIVRVTSDDALSLGREIGGKEGFLVGISSAAAIYGAIEVAKKLGTGKKVLALAPDNGERYLSTALYEFEV